The Caulifigura coniformis genome includes a region encoding these proteins:
- a CDS encoding translation initiation factor: MRLFEGTVFDRPPHCEKCGRLETECACPPPAVVEIAPEKQTVRLQVENRKRGKQVVAIRGVKLSEAGLDALLTKLKNSCGAGGSIDDGVIEIQGGQVERVRAAMEKLGYRVK; this comes from the coding sequence ATGCGATTGTTTGAAGGAACCGTGTTTGACCGCCCGCCGCACTGCGAGAAATGCGGTCGGCTCGAAACGGAATGCGCATGCCCGCCGCCTGCGGTCGTCGAGATCGCGCCGGAGAAGCAAACAGTCCGCCTGCAGGTTGAAAACCGAAAACGCGGGAAGCAGGTTGTTGCGATCCGTGGGGTGAAGCTGAGCGAGGCCGGGCTTGATGCGCTGCTCACGAAATTGAAGAACAGCTGCGGGGCTGGCGGTTCGATCGATGACGGCGTGATCGAGATTCAGGGTGGGCAGGTGGAGCGGGTGCGGGCGGCCATGGAGAAGCTGGGCTA